Proteins found in one Deltaproteobacteria bacterium genomic segment:
- a CDS encoding glycosyltransferase family 39 protein — protein sequence MYSIHAQRRALPPWKRDEVWLRRTLWLVGGLLLWRAFYVCVVPLDLISDEAYYWDWSRRLDWCYYSKPPMVAWIINMATQVGGHTPWAVRMPAVILGTTGPLFIYALGSRIYGARTGFWATAAAAATPGNSALSLIMTIDAPFMFCWGAAIYAFWRLLERRRGTILWAVVTAFAVGLGLLTKQTMIAFFPLAGLFLLLSPNHRAELARPLVWLTALGALAFLMPIVWWNMHHGWITLQHTSGHFMGVGFSATSRLLNSAEYLVGQGGIISPITGLLVLVVVSSGLVTLKRLNTPEQYLVWFSAVPLGGVVILSLFQRIEPNWPGPFYASGIVLLAGWATGKVDLGRRQAPLRRYFLPAVIVGVVFCMITYALPFVLPLLGLQGSRLDPTGRFRGWRQLAQEVDGQMATFPRPKQTAIITTTGRGTASELAFYMEGNPYVFPYNNTGLVNSQYDVWGWPKDVSGKDIMLITYAHGKIPEPLRKRFQHLEQSAVLTRTLGPDREFTYQIWRGVGFQGLPNTQD from the coding sequence ATGTATTCAATTCACGCGCAGAGGAGGGCATTACCTCCCTGGAAAAGAGACGAGGTTTGGCTGCGGCGAACCCTCTGGCTGGTGGGCGGGTTGCTTCTCTGGCGCGCCTTTTACGTCTGCGTTGTTCCGCTGGACCTCATTTCCGATGAGGCCTACTACTGGGATTGGTCGAGACGACTGGACTGGTGTTATTACAGCAAGCCGCCCATGGTCGCCTGGATCATCAACATGGCCACCCAGGTGGGCGGCCATACGCCGTGGGCTGTCCGGATGCCTGCGGTAATTTTGGGAACAACCGGGCCATTGTTCATATATGCGTTGGGCAGCCGGATTTATGGAGCGAGGACCGGTTTCTGGGCGACAGCCGCCGCGGCAGCCACACCGGGTAACAGTGCATTGAGCTTGATTATGACCATCGATGCCCCTTTCATGTTCTGCTGGGGTGCGGCGATTTATGCATTCTGGCGATTGCTGGAGCGGCGTCGCGGCACAATTTTATGGGCGGTTGTCACAGCATTTGCCGTGGGACTGGGGCTGCTGACCAAGCAGACCATGATTGCTTTCTTTCCGCTTGCAGGGCTCTTCTTGCTCCTCAGTCCCAACCATAGGGCGGAGCTGGCCAGGCCTCTGGTCTGGTTAACAGCCCTGGGCGCGCTGGCTTTTCTCATGCCGATAGTATGGTGGAACATGCATCACGGGTGGATTACCTTGCAGCATACGAGCGGGCATTTCATGGGAGTCGGGTTTTCGGCGACGTCACGGCTACTGAACTCGGCCGAATATCTGGTGGGCCAGGGGGGCATCATCTCTCCAATCACCGGCTTGCTGGTTCTTGTTGTGGTCTCTTCCGGGTTGGTCACATTGAAACGGCTCAATACGCCGGAACAATATCTGGTTTGGTTCAGCGCCGTTCCCCTCGGCGGCGTGGTCATCCTGAGTCTGTTTCAACGAATAGAGCCGAATTGGCCAGGCCCTTTTTATGCATCAGGGATCGTTCTTCTGGCGGGATGGGCGACCGGAAAAGTCGATCTCGGCCGTCGTCAGGCTCCTCTGCGTCGGTACTTCCTGCCTGCGGTGATTGTTGGCGTGGTCTTCTGTATGATCACCTATGCCTTGCCCTTTGTGCTCCCCCTTCTTGGCCTTCAGGGGTCACGCCTTGACCCCACGGGCCGTTTCAGGGGCTGGCGTCAGTTGGCGCAGGAGGTGGACGGGCAGATGGCGACATTTCCCAGACCGAAACAAACGGCCATAATTACAACAACAGGCAGAGGCACGGCCAGCGAGCTGGCATTCTATATGGAAGGCAACCCTTATGTGTTCCCTTATAATAATACCGGCCTCGTCAACTCCCAATATGATGTGTGGGGTTGGCCCAAAGACGTCTCAGGCAAAGACATCATGCTCATCACGTATGCACATGGAAAGATCCCGGAGCCTTTGAGGAAACGCTTCCAACATCTTGAGCAATCGGCTGTTTTGACCAGAACCCTGGGGCCTGACCGGGAATTTACCTACCAGATTTGGCGTGGGGTCGGTTTTCAGGGGCTACCCAATACCCAGGATTAA
- a CDS encoding IPTL-CTERM sorting domain-containing protein, producing the protein MRQIGRSLSVVTAVLAILAFMASPASAATPPFLGPPNMHANTIPGSVDVGDATQQAYPQSAGGSNFYLQSPWSNCQPAASLTIQAQSTGAVAGKYDRFSSLGRTFLVDQFSGGYPIGGTYANPFKPGEVGTLMLEKSVAGQATFDQVHLVGTKRSGPVDVILSLAERDGYIGVTNLASLGVINTCGGADANSQILLPLGTGDHGQPAIVLDINGDGIPDPEFLQGPPISGLPLAPAIPTLTEWGLIVMTLILLIVGLRFLRNNASPASA; encoded by the coding sequence ATGAGACAAATCGGCAGATCTTTGAGTGTGGTAACAGCAGTTCTCGCTATCCTTGCCTTCATGGCGTCGCCCGCATCGGCTGCGACGCCCCCATTTTTGGGCCCTCCCAACATGCATGCCAACACAATACCGGGCTCGGTGGATGTGGGCGATGCGACTCAGCAGGCCTACCCGCAGTCGGCGGGTGGATCAAATTTCTATCTGCAAAGCCCATGGTCTAACTGCCAGCCAGCCGCGTCATTAACAATCCAGGCCCAATCGACGGGCGCTGTCGCGGGAAAATACGATCGTTTTTCGAGCCTGGGCCGGACATTCTTAGTTGATCAATTTTCAGGCGGATACCCCATCGGAGGGACCTACGCAAACCCGTTTAAGCCTGGAGAGGTGGGTACCCTGATGCTGGAAAAATCGGTTGCGGGTCAGGCGACCTTTGACCAGGTGCATTTGGTCGGTACCAAACGCTCAGGTCCGGTGGATGTGATCCTCTCACTGGCGGAAAGGGATGGCTATATCGGCGTAACCAACCTCGCTTCCCTTGGGGTGATCAATACCTGTGGCGGCGCGGATGCCAATTCCCAGATCCTCCTCCCTCTGGGAACGGGGGACCATGGTCAACCTGCGATTGTTCTTGATATTAACGGAGATGGTATTCCGGACCCGGAATTCCTGCAGGGGCCCCCGATCTCAGGTCTCCCCCTTGCACCGGCGATTCCCACACTGACCGAGTGGGGATTGATCGTCATGACCTTGATCCTGTTGATCGTGGGACTCCGTTTCTTGCGCAACAATGCCTCTCCTGCATCCGCCTGA
- a CDS encoding 3-deoxy-D-manno-octulosonic acid transferase has product MTGLFLFFYDLLGIMLLPLALAVVQVHLLFRPKQRRPHLQRLSLILPQEHPKTGRRVWLHAVSVGEVLSCEPLIRLLRHRNLSVYLSTGTETGFETAKKKFAGIPCFYFPFDSRFVCNRFLKRIDPDVVLICEVEIWPSFIWCVQRRRIPLYLVSGRMAEKDFRRYRRFKWFFSGVFSMFSGLFMQNHTYTERMQSLCRHPRLKTLGNLKFDAVCDHLNPTGIAELMPKGLTICAASTHRGDERKIIPVFESLRAKFPQLRLVIVPRHPDRTREITRLLDTHHMPYTLRSEQNYCRTPVFVVDTIGELMEVYQHCGIVIIGGSFSGEVGGHNIIEPALFKKCILCGKHMENFEDIYARFKREDALITTTWRDLAQDLSGLIQDRERAARMGARALAVVRRNRGVSGRIVAEIFEFPCG; this is encoded by the coding sequence ATGACGGGATTGTTTCTTTTTTTCTATGATCTCCTGGGGATTATGCTCCTGCCACTGGCCTTGGCCGTTGTCCAGGTGCATCTGCTGTTCAGACCGAAACAGCGGCGGCCTCACCTGCAAAGGCTTTCCCTCATCCTTCCCCAAGAACACCCAAAAACCGGAAGAAGGGTGTGGCTTCATGCCGTGAGTGTTGGAGAGGTCCTCTCCTGTGAACCGTTGATCCGGCTCCTGAGGCATAGAAATCTCTCCGTCTACCTTTCCACCGGCACGGAAACCGGGTTTGAAACTGCAAAGAAGAAATTTGCCGGTATACCGTGCTTCTATTTTCCATTCGATTCCCGGTTCGTCTGCAATCGTTTCCTCAAAAGGATAGACCCGGATGTGGTCCTCATCTGTGAAGTGGAGATATGGCCGTCCTTTATATGGTGTGTTCAAAGGCGCCGGATTCCTCTGTACCTTGTGAGCGGTCGAATGGCGGAAAAGGACTTCCGTCGCTACCGACGCTTCAAATGGTTTTTCAGCGGTGTCTTTTCCATGTTTTCCGGTCTGTTCATGCAGAACCACACCTATACGGAGCGGATGCAGTCCCTTTGCCGTCATCCCCGTCTCAAGACCCTCGGAAACCTGAAGTTCGATGCGGTATGCGATCATCTGAACCCAACCGGGATCGCGGAGTTGATGCCGAAAGGGCTCACCATATGCGCCGCCTCCACCCATCGCGGCGATGAGCGGAAGATTATCCCTGTTTTTGAATCACTTCGGGCAAAATTTCCTCAGCTTAGACTGGTAATCGTGCCGAGGCACCCCGACCGAACAAGAGAAATCACTCGACTTCTCGACACGCACCACATGCCCTACACCTTGCGGTCGGAACAAAACTATTGTAGAACGCCTGTGTTTGTTGTGGATACCATAGGCGAGTTGATGGAGGTTTACCAACACTGCGGAATCGTTATTATCGGGGGAAGCTTTTCCGGCGAGGTGGGCGGTCACAATATTATTGAGCCCGCCCTTTTCAAGAAGTGCATTCTGTGTGGAAAGCACATGGAAAATTTTGAAGACATCTATGCCCGTTTCAAACGGGAAGACGCTCTGATTACCACAACCTGGCGAGACCTGGCCCAGGATTTGAGTGGACTCATTCAGGACAGAGAAAGGGCTGCCCGCATGGGAGCAAGAGCCCTTGCCGTCGTCAGAAGGAACAGGGGAGTTTCTGGTCGGATTGTGGCCGAGATCTTCGAATTCCCTTGCGGGTAG
- the fabF gene encoding beta-ketoacyl-ACP synthase II: MTTRRVVITGLGVVAANGIGVSHFWESNISGRPGINRITSFDASHYPSQVAAEVSGFDPLLYMPDKVAKRVDRFVHFGLAAAKMALDDSGLNLGSEDPERIGVIIGSGLGGVLFHEAQIMEAYEKVSHRFNPLCVPRITPNAVAAHIAIQYGLLGPNFVISTACASGNHGIGEAHRKIQHGEADVVVAGGAEAPLTEFTFGAYCALRGVLSKKNDPPHEASRPFDRDRDGFVMGEGGAVLILEELGHALKRGAHIYAEIVGYGLTSGAYHIAMPEPAGEDAARTIMLALSEAHAPPEEVDYINAHGTGTTANDWAETKGIKRAFGDFAYRIPVSSTKSMIGHSIGAAGAIEGVVSCLAIAHQMIPPTINLTHPDPECDLDYVPNKARDAKIDLVLSNSFGFGSVNACLLFKKFD; encoded by the coding sequence ATGACAACAAGGCGGGTCGTTATTACAGGGCTGGGCGTGGTTGCGGCCAATGGAATCGGCGTCTCCCACTTCTGGGAATCCAATATCTCCGGTCGGCCCGGAATCAACAGAATCACCTCTTTTGACGCCTCCCACTACCCGTCACAGGTGGCTGCTGAAGTGAGCGGCTTTGATCCGTTGCTGTACATGCCCGACAAAGTGGCGAAGAGAGTGGACCGATTCGTTCATTTCGGACTGGCCGCAGCAAAAATGGCCCTGGATGACAGCGGATTGAATCTCGGATCAGAGGATCCGGAACGGATCGGTGTGATTATCGGTTCCGGTCTCGGCGGTGTTCTTTTCCATGAGGCCCAGATTATGGAGGCCTATGAAAAGGTATCCCATCGCTTCAACCCTCTCTGTGTCCCACGGATTACACCCAATGCCGTTGCAGCCCACATTGCCATTCAATATGGATTGCTGGGGCCTAACTTCGTCATTTCAACGGCCTGTGCATCGGGAAATCATGGAATTGGCGAGGCCCATCGAAAGATCCAGCACGGGGAAGCGGATGTGGTTGTCGCCGGGGGTGCGGAGGCGCCCCTCACAGAGTTCACTTTCGGGGCTTATTGTGCCTTGCGCGGCGTCTTATCCAAAAAGAACGACCCGCCTCATGAGGCCAGCAGGCCTTTTGACAGGGATCGGGACGGTTTTGTCATGGGGGAGGGGGGGGCCGTTCTGATCCTGGAAGAACTGGGTCATGCGCTCAAAAGGGGCGCTCACATCTATGCTGAAATCGTGGGGTATGGTCTCACCAGCGGCGCCTATCACATTGCCATGCCCGAACCCGCGGGAGAAGACGCGGCCAGGACCATCATGCTGGCGCTGTCGGAAGCCCATGCTCCGCCCGAGGAAGTTGACTATATCAATGCCCACGGCACCGGGACCACGGCCAATGATTGGGCCGAGACAAAGGGCATCAAGCGGGCATTCGGAGATTTTGCCTACAGGATCCCCGTTTCTTCCACCAAGTCCATGATCGGCCACAGCATCGGGGCTGCCGGGGCCATTGAAGGGGTGGTCTCCTGCCTGGCCATCGCGCATCAGATGATTCCGCCCACCATTAACCTCACCCATCCTGATCCGGAATGCGACCTGGATTATGTGCCCAACAAGGCAAGGGACGCGAAGATCGACCTTGTCCTGAGCAATTCCTTTGGATTCGGCAGCGTCAATGCCTGTCTGCTTTTCAAAAAATTTGACTGA
- the acpP gene encoding acyl carrier protein, producing the protein MDIKEIEEKVMEVLADRASMDVKQVTLQSRLVDDLGLDSLDAVEIVFQFEENYGIDIPDDQIREFKTAQDIVTYLSLTLAAG; encoded by the coding sequence ATGGATATAAAAGAGATTGAAGAAAAGGTCATGGAGGTCCTGGCGGACAGGGCCTCCATGGACGTGAAACAGGTTACGCTCCAATCAAGGCTGGTGGATGATCTGGGGCTGGACTCTCTGGACGCGGTGGAAATTGTGTTTCAATTCGAGGAGAACTACGGCATTGACATCCCGGACGATCAGATCCGTGAATTCAAGACTGCCCAGGATATCGTGACCTACCTCTCCCTCACGCTTGCGGCGGGCTAA